From the genome of Malus sylvestris chromosome 6, drMalSylv7.2, whole genome shotgun sequence, one region includes:
- the LOC126626934 gene encoding probable E3 ubiquitin-protein ligase RHA4A, whose protein sequence is MDFSCVGINFPKWRKSLQNLLIFAHCLKIVLIVALSHLGLLKPAVQISEPTADSMDHHPNPTNSILALDPMCPSIVPVPIHVLTEYIKRRLPVVEFSQVFEKYTKLGDQDTACSICLECIERGHEVREQSNCDHLFHRECLDSWVNRGHVTCPLCRATLFPAKSKTASCGGGNLGTTERGDAYFDRLEFIVR, encoded by the coding sequence ATGGATTTCTCCTGTGTTGGTATTAACTTCCCCAAATGGCGCAAAAGCCTTCAAAACCTGCTAATCTTTGCACACTGCTTAAAGATCGTACTGATAGTGGCGCTTAGCCATCTGGGACTGCTCAAACCTGCAGTACAGATCTCTGAGCCAACTGCTGACTCCATGGACCACCATCCGAATCCGACCAATTCGATACTGGCGCTCGATCCCATGTGCCCATCGATAGTCCCGGTCCCAATCCACGTTCTAACAGAATACATCAAGAGGCGGCTCCCGGTGGTGGAATTTAGTCAGGTTTTCGAAAAATACACAAAACTTGGAGATCAAGATACTGCTTGCAGTATATGCTTGGAGTGCATAGAGAGGGGCCATGAGGTGAGGGAGCAGTCTAACTGCGATCATTTGTTTCACAGGGAGTGTCTGGATAGTTGGGTCAATCGGGGCCATGTGACCTGCCCCTTGTGCCGAGCTACGCTGTTTCCGGCCAAGAGCAAAACGGCGAGCTGCGGCGGAGGAAATTTAGGGACGACGGAGAGGGGTGATGCCTACTTTGATAGGTTGGAATTCATTGTGAGATGA